A genomic window from Candidatus Binatia bacterium includes:
- a CDS encoding PAS domain S-box protein, with protein sequence MTEINRSARNGTQGGPASTAPSGQVADYQLLFHTLPGLYVVFDPGLTVVAASDAFLKATLTDRDALVGRYLFDVFPDGPGDARAAGVRNMRESIARVLSERRPDGMAVQRYPISRADGDGLEERCWSPANYPVLDDSGRVVAILHRVVDVTAWLLEREGAAVPGVLPSSDGNGDEIELEIFRRAQQIQEANRMLREVNIELAERHQALEQAVEMRDEALRSSDERFRLLVHGVRDYAIYMLDPGGNITSWNPGAERIEGYREDEVLGRNFSIFYTEEEATRGDPEQDLSQAAELGSIEQRHWRVRKDGSKFWAAGVLTALYDSDRSLRGFVKVLRDLTKQRRSEVLLQSVVDTALDGIITISAEGTIQTFNRAAEAIFGYSAGEAIGHNVNTLMPEPYHREHDGYLGAYARTGNAKVIGIGREASGRRKDGSEFPLELAVSSFEQDGRTCFTGLVRDITARKKMEDQLLVAHKMDAMGQLAAGIAHDFNNMLTVISGYSDLVLRTLPDADPCRSLVREIRSASARASALTGQLLAASRQQMLEPRVLDLNEVVADTCTMLQRLIGEDIDLSTSLANDLSRIRADPGQIGQVLMNLAVNARDAMPVGGTLTIATRNVVLDGDFSRSHPGFVHGPHVQLAVTDTGTGMTHELAARIFEPFFTTKGVGHGTGLGLSVVHGIVKQSGGMIDVESEPQAGAAFKIHFPAIDRSKESAGNPKTTVLASGSETVLVVEDDRAVRDLAALALRRFGYVVLEAGGGPEAIRLLEHHQGRVDLILTDVVMPEMGGRRLAELIRERWPGVHVLLMSGYTDDNLVRQDVLHSQVGFLAKPFTLTSMVRKVREILDHAA encoded by the coding sequence GTGACGGAGATCAATCGAAGCGCGCGCAACGGAACTCAGGGAGGACCCGCCAGCACCGCCCCTTCGGGCCAGGTCGCCGACTACCAGCTTCTGTTCCACACGCTGCCCGGCCTTTACGTCGTTTTCGATCCCGGGCTGACAGTCGTCGCCGCCAGCGACGCGTTTCTCAAGGCAACGCTCACCGATCGCGATGCCCTCGTCGGACGCTACCTGTTCGACGTGTTTCCCGACGGGCCCGGCGACGCCCGCGCCGCGGGCGTCCGCAACATGCGCGAGTCCATCGCGCGCGTGCTGAGTGAGCGCAGGCCCGACGGGATGGCCGTCCAGCGTTATCCGATCTCGCGAGCCGACGGCGACGGTCTGGAGGAACGTTGCTGGAGTCCGGCCAACTACCCCGTCCTCGACGACAGCGGCCGCGTCGTCGCCATTCTTCATCGCGTCGTCGACGTGACGGCCTGGCTGCTCGAGCGCGAAGGTGCCGCGGTCCCGGGAGTCCTTCCGTCCAGTGACGGCAACGGCGATGAGATCGAGCTCGAGATCTTCCGTCGCGCCCAGCAGATCCAGGAAGCCAACCGCATGCTGCGCGAGGTGAACATCGAGCTGGCCGAGCGCCACCAGGCACTGGAGCAGGCCGTCGAGATGCGCGACGAAGCGCTGCGATCGAGCGACGAGCGCTTTCGCCTCCTCGTCCACGGCGTGCGCGACTACGCGATCTACATGCTCGACCCCGGCGGCAACATCACGAGCTGGAACCCCGGCGCCGAGCGCATCGAAGGATATCGCGAGGACGAGGTGCTCGGTCGTAATTTCTCGATCTTCTATACGGAAGAAGAGGCGACGCGCGGCGATCCTGAACAAGATCTTTCGCAGGCTGCCGAGCTCGGCAGCATCGAGCAGCGCCACTGGCGCGTGCGCAAGGACGGCTCGAAGTTCTGGGCTGCCGGTGTGCTGACCGCGCTTTACGACAGTGATCGCAGCCTGCGCGGTTTCGTCAAGGTGCTGCGCGACCTGACCAAGCAGCGGCGTTCCGAAGTGCTGCTGCAGTCGGTCGTCGACACGGCACTGGACGGGATCATCACGATCAGCGCGGAAGGAACGATCCAGACCTTCAATCGGGCCGCCGAAGCGATCTTCGGTTACTCGGCCGGCGAGGCGATCGGCCACAACGTCAATACCCTGATGCCCGAGCCTTACCACCGCGAGCACGATGGCTACCTCGGCGCCTATGCGCGCACTGGCAACGCCAAGGTAATCGGCATCGGGCGCGAGGCCAGCGGGCGCCGCAAGGACGGTTCGGAGTTTCCGCTGGAGCTGGCGGTGTCGAGCTTCGAGCAGGACGGCAGGACCTGCTTTACCGGTCTGGTGCGCGACATCACCGCACGCAAGAAAATGGAAGACCAGCTGCTCGTCGCGCACAAGATGGACGCGATGGGGCAACTGGCAGCCGGCATCGCGCACGACTTCAACAACATGCTCACGGTGATCTCCGGCTACAGCGACCTCGTGCTGCGCACGCTGCCGGACGCCGATCCGTGCCGGTCGCTCGTCCGGGAGATCCGCAGCGCGTCGGCCCGCGCCAGCGCGCTGACGGGCCAGCTGCTCGCTGCCAGCCGCCAGCAGATGCTCGAGCCGCGGGTGCTCGACCTGAACGAAGTCGTCGCCGACACGTGCACGATGCTGCAGCGCCTGATCGGCGAGGACATCGATCTGTCGACCTCGCTGGCCAACGATCTGTCGAGGATCCGCGCCGACCCGGGCCAGATCGGCCAGGTGCTGATGAATCTTGCCGTCAACGCGCGCGATGCGATGCCGGTCGGAGGCACGCTCACGATCGCGACTCGCAACGTCGTTCTCGACGGCGATTTCTCCCGCAGTCATCCTGGATTCGTCCACGGCCCCCACGTTCAGCTCGCGGTCACCGACACCGGTACCGGCATGACTCATGAGCTGGCCGCGCGAATCTTCGAGCCGTTTTTCACGACGAAGGGCGTCGGGCACGGCACGGGACTCGGTCTGTCGGTGGTGCACGGCATCGTCAAGCAGAGCGGCGGCATGATCGACGTCGAGAGCGAGCCGCAAGCCGGCGCCGCGTTCAAGATCCACTTCCCCGCGATCGACCGCAGCAAAGAGTCCGCTGGCAACCCGAAGACGACGGTACTTGCCAGCGGCAGCGAAACCGTGCTCGTCGTCGAGGACGACCGCGCGGTGCGCGACCTTGCCGCGCTCGCGCTGCGACGCTTCGGCTACGTCGTGCTCGAAGCGGGTGGCGGTCCCGAGGCGATCCGTCTGCTCGAGCATCACCAGGGACGCGTCGACCTGATCCTCACCGACGTGGTCATGCCCGAGATGGGCGGGCGCCGCCTGGCCGAGCTGATCCGCGAACGGTGGCCCGGTGTCCATGTGCTGCTCATGAGCGGCTACACCGATGACAACCTCGTGCGCCAGGACGTGTTGCACTCGCAGGTCGGGTTCCTTGCCAAGCCGTTCACGCTGACCTCCATGGTGCGCAAAGTCCGCGAAATCCTCGACCACGCCGCTTGA
- a CDS encoding ergosterol biosynthesis protein: MPAVFWPAAIYAAILALHVALPGRWVTGYVAHHETGRKLRYRLNGPLVLATVTVAWIVLCWCGLLDWDAFYARRWEMLAGAFAVGIAFTLAIVLSQPPLPGRSFLVQLYEGRHPNPQWFGGRLDAKMVLYLVGAVMLELNVLSFAAHHVLLHPDDISPGVMLHVALFSFFVIEYLHFEEVHLYTYDFMAERVGFKLGWGCLVFYPFFYPVGLWTTAELPNPHTSEGLLLVYGTLFFSGWLLSRGANLQKFVFKRDPKALAFGVLEPRAISAGDRHVLAGGFWGLSRHINYLGEILMASALALSLGYPLAVGPWLYPLYYVALLLPRQADDDRRCAARYGELWAEYCRRVPWRIVPYIY, encoded by the coding sequence ATGCCCGCCGTTTTCTGGCCCGCCGCCATCTACGCTGCAATCCTCGCTCTCCACGTCGCGTTGCCGGGCCGCTGGGTCACCGGCTACGTCGCCCACCACGAAACCGGCCGGAAGCTTCGCTACCGGCTCAATGGCCCGCTGGTCCTGGCCACCGTGACAGTCGCGTGGATTGTGCTGTGCTGGTGCGGACTTCTGGACTGGGACGCCTTCTATGCCCGGCGCTGGGAGATGCTGGCCGGTGCGTTCGCCGTCGGCATCGCGTTCACGCTGGCCATCGTGCTCTCGCAGCCTCCGTTGCCGGGCAGGAGCTTTCTCGTCCAGCTCTACGAGGGCCGCCACCCGAATCCCCAGTGGTTCGGCGGCCGGCTCGACGCGAAGATGGTGCTCTATCTGGTCGGCGCCGTGATGCTGGAGCTGAACGTCCTGTCGTTCGCGGCCCACCACGTCCTGCTCCATCCCGACGACATCTCGCCAGGGGTCATGCTCCACGTGGCGCTGTTCAGTTTTTTCGTCATCGAATACCTGCACTTCGAGGAGGTGCACCTCTATACCTACGATTTCATGGCAGAAAGGGTCGGTTTCAAGCTGGGCTGGGGATGCCTGGTCTTCTACCCGTTCTTCTATCCGGTGGGCCTGTGGACGACGGCCGAGCTTCCCAATCCGCATACGTCCGAAGGCCTGCTGCTCGTCTACGGCACCCTCTTCTTTTCAGGATGGCTACTGTCGCGCGGGGCGAACCTTCAGAAGTTCGTATTCAAGCGCGACCCGAAGGCTCTGGCTTTCGGGGTTCTCGAGCCGAGGGCGATCAGCGCCGGCGACCGGCATGTGCTGGCGGGAGGATTCTGGGGCCTTTCACGGCACATCAACTACCTCGGCGAGATCCTGATGGCCTCGGCCCTGGCGCTCAGCCTCGGCTATCCACTGGCGGTCGGTCCGTGGCTCTATCCCCTCTATTACGTTGCGCTTTTGCTGCCGCGCCAAGCCGACGACGACCGCCGCTGCGCGGCCCGTTACGGCGAGCTTTGGGCCGAGTACTGCCGCCGTGTCCCGTGGCGCATCGTTCCATACATTTACTGA
- a CDS encoding nitronate monooxygenase, whose protein sequence is MRTTVTKMLGIDFPVFAFTHCRDVVAAVTNAGGLGVLGAVAHSPEQLDIDLKWIREQVKDRPFGVDLLIPRKYAGSEEGGVDGDALRSMIPDEHRQWLEQLLERYDVPGLPEPVAGERGMARMRVDPKGMAPLIDVAFDNRASFFASALGSPPRWLVDRCHAAGVPVAALAGRVDHAIAHKEAGVDIIIAQGTEGGGHTGEIATMVLIPQVVDAVGSIPVLAAGGIACGRQMAAAMALGAEGVWCGSVWLTTNESETSPVIRQKFLSASSADTVRSRSLTGKPARMLKSPWTDAWQQPGAPQTLPMPLQSVLVAESQRRIHRIAHKEGSGAQQLATYFVGQVVGQMNTPMPARRVVAEMIEEFVSAMERLNGLMED, encoded by the coding sequence ATGCGAACCACTGTCACGAAGATGCTCGGCATCGACTTTCCGGTCTTTGCGTTCACGCACTGCCGCGACGTGGTCGCTGCCGTCACCAACGCCGGCGGCCTCGGCGTGCTCGGTGCCGTCGCCCATTCCCCCGAGCAGCTCGACATCGACCTCAAGTGGATCCGTGAGCAGGTCAAGGACCGGCCGTTCGGCGTCGACCTGCTGATTCCGCGCAAGTACGCCGGCTCCGAAGAAGGCGGCGTCGACGGCGACGCACTGCGTTCGATGATTCCGGACGAACATCGCCAGTGGCTCGAGCAGCTGCTCGAACGCTACGACGTGCCGGGTCTTCCCGAGCCCGTTGCCGGCGAGCGCGGCATGGCGCGCATGCGCGTCGATCCCAAAGGCATGGCGCCGCTGATCGACGTTGCATTCGACAATCGAGCGTCGTTTTTCGCATCGGCGCTCGGCTCGCCGCCGCGCTGGCTCGTCGACCGCTGCCACGCGGCCGGTGTTCCCGTCGCTGCGCTGGCCGGTCGGGTGGACCATGCGATCGCGCACAAGGAAGCTGGAGTCGACATCATCATCGCGCAGGGAACCGAAGGCGGCGGACACACTGGTGAGATCGCGACGATGGTGCTGATTCCGCAGGTCGTCGATGCGGTCGGTTCGATCCCGGTGCTCGCCGCCGGCGGCATCGCGTGCGGACGGCAGATGGCCGCAGCAATGGCGCTCGGCGCCGAGGGCGTCTGGTGCGGATCGGTGTGGCTGACGACGAACGAGTCCGAGACGTCGCCGGTCATTCGCCAGAAGTTCCTCTCGGCCTCTTCGGCCGACACGGTGCGCTCGCGATCGCTGACCGGAAAGCCGGCGCGCATGCTGAAGAGCCCGTGGACCGACGCCTGGCAGCAGCCCGGCGCGCCTCAGACCCTGCCGATGCCGCTGCAGAGCGTGCTCGTCGCCGAATCGCAGCGCCGCATTCATCGCATCGCGCACAAGGAAGGCAGCGGCGCGCAGCAGCTCGCGACGTACTTCGTCGGGCAGGTCGTCGGGCAGATGAACACGCCGATGCCCGCGCGGCGCGTGGTCGCCGAAATGATCGAGGAGTTCGTCTCGGCGATGGAGCGACTGAACGGACTGATGGAAGACTGA